One stretch of Hevea brasiliensis isolate MT/VB/25A 57/8 chromosome 12, ASM3005281v1, whole genome shotgun sequence DNA includes these proteins:
- the LOC131169211 gene encoding putative receptor-like protein kinase At3g47110, translating into MKFSKRSFYAFVCLQVFLFFSIKLGCLQAGASGRETDELALLKFKQRITSDPYGIFNSWNDSLHFCHWTGITCGRSHQRVTSLVLEGQNLFGSVSPYIGNLSFLRLINLQNNSLKGEIPQQLGKLFRLQKFFVNNNSLNGTIPLNLTRCFQLNTIYLQWNNLAGKIPEELGSLPKLEKLGLRNNHLTGEIPPSLGNLSSLTTFSATFNDLEGSIPNEMGRLKSLNSFAVGVNRLSGIIPPSLFNITSLSSLVFAANQLSGSLPDNIFFTLPNLQAFLVCENYLSGPIPNSLSNASQLQRVDMSVNKFVGQVPTNLGNLQSILRLNFEFNNLGSNSSNDLLFLTSLTNCSNLQIFSITRNNFAGVLPDSVANFSTGLIRLYMGGNEITGIIPAAMENLVNLIDLQLEENLFTGFIPSQFGKLQKLQSLILSYNQLSGQIPSSIGNLTQLSRVLLSGNKLEGSIPSSIRNCQHLYAVQIAENRLSGELPEEVLGLTSLSKILNLSFNSFTGHLPTEVGKLKNVNTLDISENNLSGEIPETIGGCLSLEYLYMQGNFFQGTIPSSLASLKGLQYLDLSRNNLSGQIPKDLQEIPYLQYLNLSFNDLEGEVPERGVFTNASALSLIGNNKLCGDVPELGLPKCPTKLLKKVKSHTLKLVVAIACVVPTLLSILIFFLIRWMRKSRTKPSVAPLEMNHLLKVSYKDLYQGTDGFSSSNLIGSGGFSSVYKGFLPQVQTPVAVKVLNLEQTGAIKSFMAECNSLGNIRHRNLVKLVTCCSSLDYKTNAFKALIFEYMGNGSLEKWLHPCAEGEDQKRSLNLLQRLNIAIDVASALHYLHDLCGKPIIHCDLKPSNVLLDDDMVAHVSDFGLAKLFSINSNLSLSQISTTRINGTVGYVAPEYGMSGIASKEGDVYSYGILVLEMFSERRPTDEMFKEGINLHNFVKAALPKRLLQIVDPTLLPKEIANEECDDDATMEAEETNHHENLSQVTTNLRQCLVSMLEIGVACSMESPMERMNMADVMNKLHLVKKTFLNIQMEGD; encoded by the exons ATGAAGTTTAGTAAGCGCAGCTTTTATGCATTTGTTTGTCTGCAAgtgtttcttttcttctctattaAATTAGGATGCCTGCAAGCCGGTGCTTCAGGAAGAGAGACAGATGAACTTGCTTTGCTCAAATTCAAACAAAGGATAACCAGTGATCCCTATGGAATCTTCAACTCATGGAATGATTCTCTCCATTTCTGCCACTGGACTGGAATCACATGTGGTCGCAGCCATCAAAGAGTCACCTCCTTGGTCTTAGAAGGGCAGAATCTTTTTGGTTCTGTGTCACCATATATTGGCAACCTCAGTTTTCTTAGGTTGATCAACCTCCAAAACAACAGCTTAAAGGGCGAAATTCCGCAGCAACTTGGCAAGTTGTTTCGACTGCAGAAGTTCTTTGTCAACAATAACTCATTAAATGGTACAATTCCACTCAACTTGACTCGCTGTTTCCagctcaacacaatatatttacaGTGGAATAATCTTGCTGGAAAGATCCCAGAAGAACTTGGCTCCCTGCCAAAGCTGGAAAAGCTTGGACTTCGCAATAACCATCTGACAGGAGAAATTCCTCCTTCTTTAGGCAACCTTTCATCACTTACCACGTTTTCTGCAACATTTAATGATCTGGAAGGAAGTATTCCAAATGAGATGGGTCGATTAAAAAGCTTGAATAGTTTTGCCGTTGGAGTTAATAGATTATCAGGTATAATCCCTCCATCTCTTTTCAACATCACATCTTTGAGTTCTCTGGTATTTGCTGCCAATCAACTTAGTGGGAGTCTACCTGACAATATTTTCTTCACTCTCCCAAATCTTCAAGCTTTTTTAGTCTGTGAAAACTATTTGTCTGGCCCAATTCCAAATTCATTGTCTAATGCCTCTCAGCTTCAACGTGTTGATATGAGCGTGAACAAATTTGTGGGACAAGTTCCCACTAATCTTGGAAATTTACAGAGTATCTTACGGCTGAATTTCGAGTTCAATAATCTTGGAAGTAATTCATCGAATGACTTACTTTTCTTGACCTCCTTGACAAACTGTAGTAATCTACAAATCTTCTCTATCACCAGAAATAATTTTGCAGGTGTCTTGCCAGACTCTGTAGCCAATTTTTCAACTGGGCTCATTAGATTATACATGGGAGGAAATGAAATCACTGGAATTATTCCTGCTGCGATGGAGAATCTTGTCAACTTAATTGATTTGCAACTGGAAGAAAACCTTTTCACAGGTTTCATCCCATCTCAGTTTGGAAAGCTTCAAAAGCTACAATCATTAATTTTAAGCTACAATCAATTGTCAGGTCAAATTCCGTCCTCCATTGGTAACCTCACTCAATTATCTCGTGTATTGCTGTCTGGAAACAAATTGGAAGGAAGCATTCCTTCAAGTATTAGAAATTGCCAACATTTATATGCTGTACAAATTGCAGAAAATAGACTCAGCGGAGAGTTACCTGAGGAAGTTTTAGGTCTTACTTCTTTATCAAAAATACTGAACTTATCTTTTAACTCTTTCACTGGGCACTTACCAACAGAAGTGGGAAAGCTTAAAAATGTAAATACACTAGATATCTCAGAAAACAATCTTTCAGGTGAAATTCCTGAAACCATTGGAGGTTGCTTGAGCCTAGAATATCTTTATATGCAAGGAAATTTTTTCCAAGGAACCATCCCTTCATCTTTAGCTTCCCTTAAAGGCCTTCAATATTTAGATCTTTCGCGAAACAACTTGTCAGGACAAATTCCCAAAGATCTCCAAGAAATCCCTTATCTCCAATACTTGAATCTTTCGTTCAATGATCTTGAGGGAGAGGTACCAGAAAGAGGAGTATTTACTAATGCCAGTGCATTATCACTGATTGGGAATAACAAGCTTTGCGGTGATGTCCCAGAACTTGGTTTACCAAAATGCCCTACTAAACTCTTGAAGAAAGTGAAATCCCACACTCTTAAGCTAGTGGTTGCAATTGCTTGTGTGGTTCCAACTCTGCTTTCGATTCTGATCTTTTTTCTTATTCGCTGGATGAGAAAATCAAGAACCAAGCCTTCTGTTGCACCCTTAGAAATGAACCACCTTCTAAAGGTATCTTATAAAGACCTTTATCAAGGAACGGATGGATTCTCTTCTAGCAATTTAATTGGTTCAGGTGGCTTTAGCTCTGTGTATAAAGGATTTCTACCTCAAGTCCAAACACCAGTAGCTGTTAAGGTCCTCAACCTCGAGCAAACGGGTGCCATTAAGAGCTTCATGGCTGAATGCAATTCGCTGGGGAATATAAGGCATCGAAATCTTGTTAAGCTCGTAACATGTTGCTCCAGCTTAGATTACAAAACAAATGCATTCAAGgctttaatttttgaatatatGGGGAATGGAAGCCTAGAAAAGTGGCTGCATCCATGTGCAGAAGGTGAAGATCAGAAAAGAAGCTTGAACCTTCTTCAAAGACTCAATATCGCCATTGATGTAGCATCAGCATTGCATTATCTACATGACCTCTGTGGAAAGCCTATCATTCATTGTGACCTGAAACCCAGCAATGTTCTTCTTGATGATGACATGGTTGCTCATGTAAGTGATTTTGGTCTAGCAAAACTCTTCTCAATCAACAGCAATTTATCTCTGAGTCAAATCAGCACAACTAGAATCAATGGAACCGTTGGTTATGTTGCTCCAG AATATGGAATGAGTGGTATAGCATCGAAAGAAGGAGATGTTTATAGTTATGGAATTCTTGTGCTAGAGATGTTCTCAGAAAGAAGACCAACTGATGAAATGTTTAAAGAGGGAATAAATCTCCATAATTTTGTAAAGGCAGCATTGCCAAAAAGACTTTTACAAATTGTGGATCCAACCCTTCTCCCTAAAGAAATAGCAAATGAAGAATGTGATGATGATGCCACAATGGAAGCAGAAGAAACCAATCACCATGAGAACTTGAGCCAGGTTACAACAAATCTGAGACAATGCCTAGTTTCAATGCTTGAAATTGGAGTTGCATGTTCAATGGAATCACCAATGGAACGAATGAATATGGCTGATGTCATGAACAAGTTGCATTTGGTAAAGAAAACTTTTCTGAATATTCAGATGGAGGGTGATTGA